The following nucleotide sequence is from Nycticebus coucang isolate mNycCou1 chromosome 8, mNycCou1.pri, whole genome shotgun sequence.
ataaatttctaaaagtaaaaatatgagGTTAAAAAAGGCATATAGACTTTATAGATTGTTGATGCATAGCCTAAATTTACTTTTCTGAAGAGCTGCATCAAATACATCCCATGCCAGTCCTGCCCTGGGAAAGAGTTAGTGGAAACATAATCAAAAACATCTCATACATTCCATCAATTTCCTTAGAATTCAATTCAAGATATTTCCTTTATGCAGATGGCTATTTGTGAATTTGGTAACTGTGGTAAATTGACACTCAGAGACCACTGCTAGGCATACTAGTGAAGTGATTCAGATTGCACAGTAATTGTTATTGCTTTTATGGTGCTATGAAATGATGTTTTTATACAATCTCTGAGGGAGTTTCCAGCCAAACAGAAAGGCCTAGAATATTACAGACCCAGAGCGCAGGCTATAAACACAACTTGCCAAGGGTAGGGTATAAGGTAACTTGGGCAACTCTGGGCAACAGCATTGCCTACTGTAGCTACAGAATTTACAAACAAGAGAAGACTTAGAGTCACTTAGATTTAGGCTCTGAGATAGGGATGACTGGGGTCACAAGCCCTGTCAAAACTGTTAGGTGGGTGGATGTGGACGCCAGTGTCAGACAGTGAGAAGACCCTGTCCCTGCCGGGGGGCAACACAGGAAGCAGAGGAGAGGAATGGGGAAGGCGTGAGTGTTCctgttcagtggttctcaaccttcctaaggccactaccctttaacacagttcctgtgggtcgcgacccacaggttgagaaacactgtgtTAGACCGACCagcttttttattgctgaagatgCGGCCTAGGGCAAAGTACTTCACCTCCCTGAGCCTTGattctagaaaatggaaaaagtccTGCCTTCCAGGAATTTGAGAGATTACAGGAAAACAATATGTGTAAAATTAATTACATTAGCTAACACATTGAAGGAACTCAATAAATGGTTGCTGTTATTACCGTAATGGTTAAATGATGATTGCCATCTCTGTTGGAGATAAATTTAGGGGGAAAATGGTGCTTACGACTGATTGGCTGCCTTTGCTAAAATCTCTTATTGCAGAGGTCCTTAATGTGGTATCCAAGAATTTCTGAGAGAACTAATGGATAGTTATTTGTGAGGTGGGGTATTAAACTTGCTTGAGAGAAGAAAagtgtcattattatttttactaatgtCTAGACAAAATTTAGTATGTCTTTTAATTACAACTGGAAATACTGATCATATGTTGCTGTACagcaaaaatatacatatgtttttataTCACATTAAATTTATTGCAGGTCtatcaaaatatcattttaatttaaatcataTTTCAAAAGTATAGTAGTTCTTAGTTCCGCTTATCAGAAGGCTGCTAGGATACCCATGATTGCTGTCTTCCTGTCCACAGATATTGAAGTAATGAAGCCAGTGGTCAAACAGCTaccctataattttctttttctttctttctttcttttgagacaaagtctcactctgttgcccttgggtagagtgctgtagtgtcacagctcacagcaacctcaatctcctgggctcaagcgatctgcctcagcctcccaagcagctgggactgcaggcagctGCCTCAGagctgactaatttttctatttgtaatagagatggagtctcagtcttgctcaggctagtctcgaactcctgaactcacaCAATccccctaccttggcctcccagagtgctcggattacaggcatgagccactgcgccccggcctacactgtaatttttaaaaatactttgataaagtattttaatatatTGGCTTACTTTGTAAGTCTATGGACTTTAGAATTGCATAGAATTTTATAGGTACCCAGAGGGACCCTGGAGCAAAAAAGGTTAGAACCTTCAGTCTGCAGCCACCATAGTGCACCTTGCCCACAGGAGGCGCTCTGCTGTCTAACAACTGGTTACATTCTCTGTTAGGCTTCCTGCCTGTTGCGGGGCCATAGAACATTTCTGCAAACAATTCTCACTGTCAGGGGATCTCCTAACTCTGTACTGTCAGGGAGAAACCATCTGGTACCTCCCCATAAGTCGGGTGCCCTAAGCATCCAGCAGAAAGGAAAGTTGCCCAAATGATGACCCTGAGGGACTGCACAGTAGGGACAATTTACAGAGAGCAGAGGGTGGGAGAAGAGCAGGGAGAggatgagggagagagagtggaATAAAGAACACAGAAGCTTAAGGCCCGTAGCAATGGGGGCTACGCAACCTGCGGACGGGGAAAacaagggagaaaaaaggaagactgTTAAACTAAGGATAATGAAacgaaacaacaacaaaatgctgcTGAATATTTTATTGTAAACAAGTGAGATTGGGGGGAGGCGGGGTTTCTTGTGGCTTTCCCACCCTTTCCCGTTAGGTCCATCAACTGCTTTATTCCGTTTCCCGTCTCTCATCTTATCCAAGTATCCTGGCCTTTCTCTCTTCAAACACATGATCCATAGTGCTTGTCTTTTAAGAACAAAAAGCTCCCTATTTTCCTAATGGCTGCAATAAAGACACATTacctttggaaaaagaaaaaaaaagaacaaaaagctcCCCATATGTTAGAAAAATTTAAGATCTGATAGTACTCAAAGCAACTAGCAGCCATTGTATGTTTTAACTCATTCGTTTTGATGGGAACATTCTCGATTAGTCCTCCACTCTGGGCAAGTATTCGCCTTTCTCAAAACACAGAGCAGTTCAAAAGGCCCCTCACTGGAGATTTGTAGGTATCTGAATGGGAAACACCATATAAACAGTGAAAAAACACATCTTTTCAGGttgtattttctccttctttgtCTAAAAAAGGAACTGGACatctgtcatttaaaaaacacatgcatatatacacaatCATAATTGGAATGATATTTTTACCCAAAGCATTGCAGAGTCTATCTGAAATATGCTGAGGGCTGTTGTCCAGTCTATAAATTACCCCCTGTGGGGTAATCATTCCttaaaaaagtttatttgctGAGTTCAAACACTGACATCATGTGAAGATGCCAGTCTTCATACGTGTTTATAAAAGTAGAATATGTGGAATATGATACATTAGTACAAAGTTTTACATATTAATACAAGGAAAATGTATAAATTACAATGAAATCGAGGGCAAGTTGTGCTTCTGTCTTGGGGTGGTTCTTTTAACAGTCATAtcgctgtaaaaaaaaaaagcgggggagggggagaaatacACAGGTTACAGTCAGGATATGTGACGATGTTTCAGtcctttaaatttctgttttaagcaAACATAAATGAAGCAGTCTGACCACAACTTCAGCAGAGCTTTAACCAACCAAACTTAGGGCTTAGACAATGTTCACAAAATGTTTCCTAAATAAAACAGGACCCATTGTCCTTCCTGAGTAAAAGCTGCAGAAAGGGTCCATGGAAACTGCAGGATACAATGCCGGGTTGGTTTGAGTGTGTTTGTTTGAGGTTTTAAGCTTAGGGATTTAAAAGATAATACCATGGGAGTTTCATATCAGTGCGGGCTCAATGGGAGAAACTTTCAAATGGAATGCTTCATGTTATGGACTCTTCCACGCTGAAAGCCCTGCCCTTTGAAAGTGTCTTTTCTCTCATCAACAAAGGATCTTCCCTGCAGTGTCTGGGAAACAGCCCCACCCACAGTGACTCAGATGGGAAGTTCACTGCATTTGCTGCCCCAACTCAGAGGAGAGCGCCACTCCCTGTCAAATCCCTACGGCAATTTTGGGTATTGACATTTTATGCCTGTTCTCAAAATGTAGTGACCCTGTCAAGGCCAGTGAGAACTCCCTTAGTTTGAGCTCCGCCTTGTATGAAATTCAGCGCTAAGGATGAGTGGTATTACAGGAACCCTGAGAGGATTTTTCTCAGCCCCGCCCTCTTCAACCATATTGCCTGAAAACAACTCCATATTGAAGGTTTCCCAGTCTACTGTTTTCTTGGAAGTTTGGCAGGATTCCAAAGAAATTAAACATCTTGCTGTACTTGACTGACAAGGAAAACTAGATTTTAATATTAACTTCCCCTTAAAAATTATAGACAGTTTCCATTAATTTACAGCAAAGTTTTTCATGGTAGAAATGGACTTTTACTTTTCATtaattttggggggggaggggaggactcTTGTTTTAACAGAAAGTTTAGAGACTTGGAACCAGAAGAATAATAAATGgtttggaaaatataaatcaaataagGATTTCTATTTACCTAATCCTGTTTCCCAGAACAAGACATAAAACACCCCTCTCCCAAATAGAACCAACGCTGGACTTCCAACAGTTCAATAATCTATACCTTTTAGGAGGATATAGCAGCAAGAATGTTCCCCGCAGCAAACAGATTGACATTTCTCTCCTAACTCATATCCCCAGGAAACAAGTGCTTCCTGATTTTCTTTCACAGGGAAAGGCTTTTCATAAACTGCCGTTCAAAGACTCTAGTGATTCCCCCTGCTTTAGGTGGTTAGGCATTTTTGTGATTCCTTGTTAGGAAGGGATTGTGGAAAATTCAATAGAGCAGCAAGTTGGGCACCGAGGGTCAAAGCAGGCGCCTTCATGTAAAGTGACCCCAGGCTGCAGTTACTTCCTGACCACGTGATCGTACACACATTGCCGAATCTCTGAGTCACGGTCTCATCTGAGAAACAGGCTTAGCACAGCGCCTAATGCAGTGAGTGCCGGCTGCTACTTGTGTGCACTGGTTGAGAACATGAGGGCAAAGAAAGAGGGGACGTGTCCTCTGTGTCCCCGCGGGTCAGGGCTGTGTGAAAGGGGTGGTGGGGTCGATCCTAAAGGGAGCACCGTGTCTGCGGGCAGCCTTTTTGCACGGTGACGGTGACACCGAGTGCTGGAGAGGTGCTGCCCCAAACGACAGGGAAGAGTAAATACCACTAGGGTGAAGTGTGTTTGGTTTCGCCTTTTTCTCATGAAAACAATGGTACTTTGGTACTTTATGGTGATGGAATACACCAGGGCCAAGATAGGACATTTTCTCCCAGATTCTTACCTGCTGGCGAGAGCAGCAATAGCCACATGTGCCTCCCAGTACTCCATTTATAACTTGAATGAGGCACAGGATGAATTCGATTCCACCCAGCGCCAAGAGAATAGAAAACAGGGATACATTCCATTCCACCACGTGCCTGGGTTCCGTGCACTGGGACCAGGTGGAAGTGTTTACAAGGTACCTGTGGACAAAAAGGGAATCTTCTGACACATGATCACACCGAAGGGGATATCTcatgagctattttttttttttggcatggtggtttttcattcagaaattaaaaaaatttaattcaatatCCTCTGTAAGATTCTTCCAAGGCATGGCATTTCACAAAATGAAGGAATTTGGCCCAGATCCGGTGGTAACAATAAACATACGATTACAAATTATAACTTTTGACTTCTAATCTAGAATGCCATGGTTTGAAATCCTCACTTTGTAGACATGTGAattcttagaaacaaaaataaaaatacggCAGTACATGTATGTTACGTTTAAAGCTCAGCTACAGTCATGGATGTATTTGGATGTATACAGATGAGAAGTAGGAGCAGATgtggaaaaaagaacattttccccCCTCGAAGTTGACATGAGATGGGTGATGTGCCAAGGTCGTAATGAGGTTTGAGGGAGGCACAGGTGTGAAACCCACTCGTTACACTCACGAACTACCAAAGGACCAATTCGTGTGTTCAAGCTCATGGACTGGTAGGTGATTGTTTTActctattttcaaatttaattattgCTTAATTATAATCTGGGCAAAAGAGAAGACTTGTAACCAACATCGagtgaatatttatttagaaaatatctacttaatgttagttttttttttttttggactgtaAAATGTTAATCtagattatttcattaaaattcaatttgttccttttggaaattATCCAAATTCCGGCAAGTTTGGAGAGTTAATACactagagtttttccactgagaCCTTTTGAACAGAGTTTTTTCTTGGGTTTAAGGAATAAGTGAATTTGCAACACGAAGCATGGTGAGTGAATTCAACTAATGTGATGCTGCTTTACTTTCGTGATGCTGTGCTCACGCGTCTGTTGTAGCACACAGAACATAGTATTCACTGGTTCAACAAAGATGACTAAACACTCAGCCTGAGGAGGACGCTCAGCCAGAGCGCAGAGCTgggggtgtggtggtacacaagGCCTGGCTTCTCTTCTGGAAGAGCGTAGCATCTTAGGGAAGAGACAAGTAATAGGCAATCTGAATTCAACAGGTACCCTGATTGGTTAAACGAAGCGTGACAAAGCCCCAGATGAAAGGTACCTAAACTAGCCTGGGAAGAACGCCTGCTTCTGTTCCTTGTCAGCAGTTGAGCTCCACGAAGCTAACAACCAGCTCTATTCATCACCATATATCCAGCCACTAGAACattgttgatcaaaaaagaaaagtctgttttCTGGCCCTGTCTTTCTGTATGTCCGTGAAACAAAAAACTGAGCACATTTTAAAAGCCACTGAATGATAAGTAATAACTTGAAGCTGCCTTGAGAAGCGCTGGCAAACCATGCTGAGGTCATATCTAACCATAGTTACGGGCCTTaggagattatttttttttccttttttttttttttattgttggggattcattgagggtataataagccaggttacactgattgctattgttaggtaaagtccttagGAGATTTTTTAAACGCCTAGATATTCTTCCAGTCTGAAAAGTTCTACCTCTGATTACTTGCTTAGAATTTCAGCCTTTGCTACGTCATAGAGTATTTGGATTCTTAATGAAATAGGATTTAATCACGTGGGAAAATCAGAGATGGACTGAATTTCAAGAAAGGTCTGGTATAATTCTTTCCTTATCACTTTTTTCCTGCCACAGCAGAACTAAAGAACTTGAAATTAGAGAGCCCTAACTTTGGAATGGTTTGTTGAAGCCAATCAGAGATCCAATTAGcaggtttcaaaaaaaaatctttttctggcCCTGTCTTTCTGCATGTTAGTGaaacaaaaatctgtatttttaagtcacaacataaaaaaagaaaaaatatttggccCACTTGGCAACTGAGTAACTAACCAGAGGCTTGTGACTACTAGTTATTTCTGGACAAGCTGAAATGATATAGAAGGAAAGTTTCTTGCAGAAGCTATGATAGATAATGGGAGGGGCAAACAATCAAACAGCTATTAAAAAACAGTTAGTGATACTTCCACCTTATAACCCATGCATTCTAGCTGCATAAATCATGACTTTTTCTAGAGGAAGTTCATGCAATCATTTTGTATGTTTGTACGTTTTTCTACTGGTACATTCAGTATATTTTGAACAAAGATGAATCACAATTGATAACAATTTTGACACCAAAATTTCAAGCTCTTGTAAGTATCAGTCTTCCTTCAAAGGCTTCCATGGAGTTGTAGTCACTATAAGCTAGTAGATAATATTATTAACATCTAACAGGGGAAGTACTCTCAATATGTCAGCCTCTGTAGGGGACATTTTATATATCATCTCATTAATTCTCAGGACTTTACcattggttttattttacaggtgaagTAACTGAGATGCAGAGAAGTCCGTTCCTTTTTCCCTGTACTCAGTAAGCGTAGAGCTGAGATTGAATCTAAGTCTATCAATTCAAGTTCATGATCTCATGAATACTCTACATTAATGAGATTCATGTAACTTCACTCTACAATTCATGGGGACAAATAAGGGCAATTCAAATTCattcttaacattatttttaatcacGAATCTCGAAACTAAACCTTTTAAAATGCAACTTTAGAAAGCTGAACAGGGCAAAGATAAACTGAGAATCAACTCCTGCTCAAAAAAgcatgtcattcattcatttccgtGCGTATCAGCTTCtatctgcttttctgtttctgttcttttctggatAATTGATGAGAAATCAGTATCTACATAAAACAGTGGAACCTCTTCAGTTATCCCGATGTTAAAGTCATGAAGAAGACCTTCTGTATAACTTGATAACTTTatacatgagtgtgtgtgtgtgtgtgagcatgcgtTTGGCATACAGTTTGTCCTGAACTTAGGTTAAATTCACACAGTTGCTGTTCTTCTTATTAACATATAAGGATTCTATAATACTTTTTTGTAAAATAGTAAAATGCATTACATGTAATCGGCCAATCGTTCTGGTATAACTTATACACTGTATGATCACAAACTCTGCAGCCCAGCTGCTTGGGTGAAAATTTCAACTGCCACTTCCTAGCAACGTGTGTGCCCTTGAATAAGTTACCTCATCTCTTTGTGtctttatttcctcatctataaagtagtAGTAATAGCAAAAGTCACTTCGTGGGGTTATTACAAGGACTGAATTAGTAAAGCTATTCAAAAGCACTCAGAATTTGTCCACATCGATGAGTGGCCACCAACCTTTGGACATCTATTGCCCAAAGCAAGCCTGAGTCAGTGAGAATAAACACAGGTTTTATGGGTATATGAATGAATAATCAGATGCCTATTTGGTTTAAGGGAATTGCCATTCCACATGTGTGGTGCATAAGAATGTGTGGCCAGGTGGGGAACCATTACGTACTGTCCCTCAGTGCTGGCAAAGGTGTAGTTCCACTCCCCAGAGGAATCCAGACATAATGGTCCTTCCGCCAAGCCCAGGGCTGCCACGATGACGCAGTAGCCAGATCCTGCGAGTCCGATGAGGGCCACCAGGACAGAAGAGAGCATCTAAAAACGGGGGGACAGGAAGTGAGCCCCAGAGCGTCTCGCTGTGCCTTAGAAATCATTTTCACCACGAGGGCAGGAGGACCTACCGCGCATCTCTTGCCGCAGTTTTCGTGGCCGCAGCAGCCACAGCAGTCATCCTGTTCCAGCCCAATAAACACAAATGCTGGCAGGAGCATCTGGTTAGGAAACAAGCAAAGTGAGGTCACGGTCCTTCCCCAGGCTCATATCAGTCGAGTCAGGCATCTTTTGGTAAAAGAAATTTGTCCTGATGGTGTTGACTGGCTTTGATTAGGTTGACTGAGTGTCTCCACTTCTGAGGAGCGAAGCTTCTCTAATGTACTACCCACTTATCTTTATGTGATGTGTCAGAGCATTCTTTAGGGTGAGGGTGTAGGATGGCAGAAGTAAAAGAATAACTTATAAATGTGTTTGTTCTGCAAAAGTTCATAGCACAGTCCCAGAAGAAAACTCTGGAACTATTAACCCCTACCTTTCTTTAAATTTGACCCCCCCCCTTGGAAATGTAGAGGAGACCAACAAGTCTTTAATAGAATAACTGACACCTTTTGTAAGTGAAAGAGATGAGAGACAGGCTGTGTTATGGTCAGTAATTCACTTCTAAggaacacagttgacagcatcctttctgattcaacAGTGCAagttctggctcagcgcctatggctcaagcggctaaggcgccagccacatacacctgagctggaaggttcaaatccagccccgggcctgccaaacaacaatgacagctgtaaccaaaaaaatatctgggtgttgtggtgggtgcctatagtcccagctacttgggaggcggaggcaggagaatctcttgagcccaggagttggagtggctatgagctgtgatgccacggcactctacccagggcgacagcttgaggctctgtctcaaaaaaaaaaagaacagtgcaAGTTCCAGCTTGCTCGGCTTATCCGTGTTGCTGGgaggttttcatttgtttccatctccTGGGATTTTGCTATTATTGGTTTTGTgaatctcaaaactttcctaatgacccacaaagatgataaaaatataaactgtttctttgaagaCACAAATGTATAGTTTTAGCTGAATAAAACTCTTTCAATAATGTAAATGTGAAATACTTTAAGTTCAAGATCAAAAGAAACCTAGAAAGTGCTGTGTTATGTTAAAGACCAATGATTATGTTAACATGACGGTAATGTTTAAGTCTGAAGCAGATTTTCCATGCTATAATTAGAGTGTTAGGTTTAAATGTTTCGATATCTTTTACTTGACTAAGAAAGTATATCTTGTATTAACAATTCCacaaaatttctctttaaaattcttaATCCCAACATTTTAAAGTAGCAAACTCAAGTTTGTCCACATTCTTTCCATGCTGTGGTTGAAGCAAAAACTTTCAGTTTCCAGGCTGGCAAACAAATTCCCCTCACTtcgattaaaataataataataataataataataacactggAAAACAACAACACAGCCCACTGTTAGCTTCAGACACGGATCTGCTGCTAAGTGTAGGATTTTTCCTAGGTACAACACCCCAGCATTATACAAAGGAGAAAGCTTTCTAAATGGCAATGCACTCACAATTCATTATTTTTCCCTGTCACAGATACCTAAAAATAAACAGCAGAGAATTTGGATCTAAAAGTGTTGATTTAGACAGAGAACCAGCCAACTTCTCCTAGCTCCCCAGAGCAGTGTTAAATGCCTACCTGATCCAGTACCAGAAACTCTAGAATCTCTCAAATCTGATTTAAACGCTGATATCTCTTTTCAAGCTATTAAGTAAGGGAGTTTAGCAAAAAGGTAGCTCACTTTTAGTTGAAAGAAGACTATATAAAACAACTCATAAAATGAATACACTGTATCTATCTCCATTTTTATATAATCTGCTTTCAAAAAAATGAACTCCAAAAAGTTACttgatttgaaaataataattacagaACATCTATGAAAACACGCAGTGAAAACATCTAGTTTAACaggagagaatttttttaaagttgtaataATTCTGAACGACTTACCAGCAAGCCCCCTCCCACGATGCCAGAAAAGAACCACACGAAGCGGCTGAGGTGGTTTTCAGAGGCAAACCTTGTCTCCCCGTTAGGAAAGTAAAGCAAAATATTAGCTACGATGCAGAGGACGGCGAGCCCGGCCAGGGAAAGCCCTATACATCGCGCGCATTTGCCGAAGCACATGGTGGTGCAGGGAGCTGTGAGCTTTCCCCCGCTTTCCTCTGTCTTCAACTCAGACACCCCAAGTCAGCTGAGAGTGTGCCTGTCTGTGGAGAAAGCAAAAGCAATTCTCAGCCCATTCCTGCTACCTCTTAAATACTCACAGCTCTTAGTCACTGGGTGGATGAGGCGCTTTGCTTTCATTGGTCCTGATTGCAGGCTCTAgttagggtggggggaggtgagggAATGTCCTGCCCTTCACACAAAATCCTCAGAACAAGTGAAACAGGGGCAGGTCCTGAGAAACAGCCTCAGTCACAGGCAGCAGAGAACATGATTAATTCTCAACAGGGCCTTCACTGTGCAACTCCTTCACGGGAATCAAGACTCGACAGGAAACACTAACACAAGCTTCTGTAAGTGCCAAGTGACCGCAGTGTGACGGCCCTGGTTGGGGCCGTGACTGCCGCAGCAGCTGTCTGGACAGCTTCCAGTCTGCC
It contains:
- the TM4SF1 gene encoding transmembrane 4 L6 family member 1 gives rise to the protein MCFGKCARCIGLSLAGLAVLCIVANILLYFPNGETRFASENHLSRFVWFFSGIVGGGLLMLLPAFVFIGLEQDDCCGCCGHENCGKRCAMLSSVLVALIGLAGSGYCVIVAALGLAEGPLCLDSSGEWNYTFASTEGQYLVNTSTWSQCTEPRHVVEWNVSLFSILLALGGIEFILCLIQVINGVLGGTCGYCCSRQQRYDC